Proteins encoded together in one Orbaceae bacterium lpD01 window:
- the rlmH gene encoding 23S rRNA (pseudouridine(1915)-N(3))-methyltransferase RlmH encodes MKLQLIAVGTKMPDWVSTAYNDYSNRFPKDMPLELIEIPAGKRTKNADIVRILEKEGEQMLAACGKGNCIVTLDIPGKSWTTQALANQLESWKLDGRDISLLIGGPEGLSPACRQAAHQSWSLSPLTLPHPLVRVIVAESLYRAWSITANHPYHRE; translated from the coding sequence ATGAAACTGCAATTAATCGCTGTTGGTACAAAAATGCCTGACTGGGTCTCTACTGCCTATAACGATTATAGCAATCGTTTTCCCAAGGATATGCCGTTAGAATTAATTGAAATCCCTGCCGGGAAACGAACCAAAAACGCCGATATTGTGCGAATCCTTGAAAAAGAAGGCGAACAGATGTTAGCGGCATGCGGTAAAGGAAACTGTATTGTTACCCTTGATATTCCCGGTAAATCTTGGACAACCCAGGCATTAGCGAACCAATTAGAGAGCTGGAAATTAGATGGCCGCGATATCAGTTTACTGATTGGCGGGCCTGAAGGACTATCACCAGCCTGTAGACAAGCGGCCCATCAAAGTTGGTCGCTCTCTCCTTTAACGTTGCCTCATCCATTAGTGCGCGTGATTGTTGCCGAAAGTCTCTATCGCGCATGGAGTATCACGGCCAATCATCCTTATCATAGAGAATAA
- the rsfS gene encoding ribosome silencing factor, producing the protein MQDKQLVEFIVDKLDDLKAQDITTLNVENKSSITDYLVICTGTSNRHTTSIADHLIDECKKAGLLVLGSEGKVDADWVVVDCDSVIVHVMQQESRHLYELEKLWG; encoded by the coding sequence TTGCAAGACAAACAGTTAGTTGAATTTATCGTTGATAAGTTAGATGATCTCAAAGCACAAGATATCACCACCCTAAATGTTGAAAATAAATCCAGTATCACCGATTATTTGGTGATTTGTACCGGTACATCAAATCGTCATACCACATCAATTGCTGATCATCTGATTGATGAGTGCAAAAAAGCAGGTCTGCTCGTATTAGGCAGCGAAGGCAAAGTTGACGCTGATTGGGTAGTCGTTGATTGTGATAGTGTTATCGTTCATGTTATGCAGCAAGAAAGCCGTCATCTCTATGAACTGGAAAAACTCTGGGGTTAA
- the fabB gene encoding beta-ketoacyl-ACP synthase I, whose product MKRVVITGLGILSSIGNNAKEVLESLKKGRSGITFSQEMKDAGMRSHVWGNVKLDTTGLIDRKVARFMSDASIYAFLALQEAIKDANLAPEQVSNIRSGLVVGSGGASPRSQYAAVEGMKTKGLRGVGPYAVTKSMASGVSACLATPFQIKGVNYSISSACATSAHCIGHAAELIQLGKQDIVFAGGGEELCWEMACEFDAMGALSTKYNETPDKASRAYDANRDGFVIAGGAGMVVVEELEHALARGAHIYGEIVGYGATSDGADMVAPSGEGAVRCMQMAMHGLDSDIDYINVHGTSTPVGDVKELGAIAEVFADKVPAISSTKSMTGHSLGAAGAQEAIYSLLMLENDFIAPSINVEALDEKAQGMNVITQPTLRKLTTVMSNSFGFGGTNATLVMRKYS is encoded by the coding sequence ATGAAAAGAGTTGTAATTACAGGCCTAGGTATTCTTTCAAGCATTGGTAATAATGCGAAAGAAGTTTTAGAATCTTTGAAAAAAGGCCGTTCAGGTATTACCTTTTCACAAGAAATGAAAGATGCGGGTATGCGTAGCCATGTCTGGGGCAATGTAAAATTAGATACGACTGGTTTAATCGATCGTAAAGTAGCCCGTTTTATGAGTGATGCATCAATTTATGCTTTTTTGGCACTACAAGAAGCCATCAAAGATGCTAATTTAGCACCGGAACAAGTCTCCAATATTCGTTCAGGTTTAGTGGTTGGTTCAGGCGGCGCGTCGCCACGTAGTCAATACGCGGCAGTAGAAGGTATGAAAACCAAAGGATTGCGCGGCGTTGGCCCTTATGCGGTAACTAAATCAATGGCATCAGGGGTTTCTGCTTGCTTAGCGACACCATTTCAAATTAAAGGCGTTAACTATTCAATTAGTTCAGCCTGTGCAACATCAGCCCACTGTATCGGTCATGCTGCCGAATTGATTCAACTTGGCAAACAAGATATTGTCTTTGCCGGTGGCGGTGAAGAGTTATGTTGGGAAATGGCTTGTGAGTTTGATGCGATGGGTGCATTATCAACCAAATACAATGAAACACCAGATAAAGCATCACGCGCTTATGATGCTAATCGTGATGGATTCGTCATTGCTGGCGGTGCGGGTATGGTTGTAGTTGAAGAACTTGAACATGCTTTAGCCCGTGGTGCCCATATTTATGGTGAAATTGTCGGTTATGGCGCAACTTCTGATGGTGCTGATATGGTTGCACCATCTGGTGAAGGGGCGGTCCGTTGTATGCAGATGGCGATGCATGGCCTTGATTCTGATATCGATTATATTAACGTGCACGGTACCTCTACACCAGTTGGTGATGTCAAAGAGCTTGGAGCGATTGCGGAAGTATTTGCTGATAAAGTGCCGGCGATCTCATCGACTAAATCAATGACTGGTCACTCTTTGGGCGCGGCAGGCGCGCAGGAAGCTATCTATTCATTATTAATGTTAGAAAACGATTTTATTGCACCAAGCATTAATGTTGAAGCGTTAGATGAGAAAGCGCAAGGTATGAATGTTATCACTCAGCCAACGCTGCGTAAGTTAACGACGGTCATGTCAAATAGCTTTGGTTTCGGTGGCACCAATGCAACACTGGTGATGCGTAAGTATTCGTAA